One genomic region from Mus musculus strain NOD/MrkTac chromosome 4 genomic contig, GRCm38.p6 alternate locus group NOD/MrkTac MMCHR4_NOD_IDD9_2 encodes:
- the Nppb gene encoding natriuretic peptides B isoform 1 preproprotein (isoform 1 preproprotein is encoded by transcript variant 1; The RefSeq protein has 1 substitution compared to this genomic sequence), which produces MDLLKVLSQMILFLLFLYLSPLGGHSYPLGSPSQSPEQFKMQKLLELIREKSEEMAQRQLLKDQGLTKEHPKRVLRSQGSTLRVQQRPQNSKVTHISSCFGHKIDRIGSVSRLGCNALKLL; this is translated from the exons ATGGATCTCCTGAAGGTGCTGTCCCAGATGATTCTGTTTCTGCTTTTCCTTTATCTGTCACCGCTGGGAGGTCACTCCCATCCTCTGGGAAGTCCTAGCCAGTCTCCAGAGCAATTCAAGATGCAG AAGCTGCTGGAGCTGATAAGAGAAAAGTCAGAGGAAATGGCCCAGAGACAGCTCTTGAAGGACCAAGGcctcacaaaagaacacccaaaAAGAGTCCTTCGGTCTCAAGGCAGCACCCTCCGGGTCCAGCAGAGACCTCAAAATTCCAAGGTGACACATATCTCAAGCTGCTTTGGGCACAAGATAGACCGGATCGGATCCGTCAGTCGTTTGGGCTGTAACG CACTGAAGTTGTTGTAG
- the Nppb gene encoding natriuretic peptides B isoform 2 preproprotein (isoform 2 preproprotein is encoded by transcript variant 2; The RefSeq protein has 1 substitution compared to this genomic sequence), translated as MDLLKVLSQMILFLLFLYLSPLGGHSYPLGSPSQSPEQFKMQLLELIREKSEEMAQRQLLKDQGLTKEHPKRVLRSQGSTLRVQQRPQNSKVTHISSCFGHKIDRIGSVSRLGCNALKLL; from the exons ATGGATCTCCTGAAGGTGCTGTCCCAGATGATTCTGTTTCTGCTTTTCCTTTATCTGTCACCGCTGGGAGGTCACTCCCATCCTCTGGGAAGTCCTAGCCAGTCTCCAGAGCAATTCAAGATGCAG CTGCTGGAGCTGATAAGAGAAAAGTCAGAGGAAATGGCCCAGAGACAGCTCTTGAAGGACCAAGGcctcacaaaagaacacccaaaAAGAGTCCTTCGGTCTCAAGGCAGCACCCTCCGGGTCCAGCAGAGACCTCAAAATTCCAAGGTGACACATATCTCAAGCTGCTTTGGGCACAAGATAGACCGGATCGGATCCGTCAGTCGTTTGGGCTGTAACG CACTGAAGTTGTTGTAG